Proteins from one Salarias fasciatus chromosome 14, fSalaFa1.1, whole genome shotgun sequence genomic window:
- the ckmb gene encoding creatine kinase, muscle b: MAKNCHNDYKMKFSLDDEYPDLSQHNNHMAKVLTKDIYGKLRGKSTPSGFTVDDVIQTGVDNPGHPFIMTVGCVAGDEESYEAFKELLDPIISDRHGGYKPTDKHKTDLNFENLKGGDDLDPNYVLSSRVRTGRSIKGFTLPPHNSRGERRAIEKLSIEALSSLDGEFKGKYYPLDGMTDAEQEQLIADHFLFDKPVSPLLTCAGMARDWPDARGIWHNDNKTFLVWVNEEDHLRVISMQKGGNMKEVFKRFCTGLQKIEEIFKKHNHGFMWNEHLGYILTCPSNLGTGLRGGVHVKLPKLSTHAKFEEILTRLRLQKRGTGGVDTASVGGVFDISNADRLGSSEVYQVQLVVDGVKLMVEMEKKLEKGESIDGMIPAQK; the protein is encoded by the exons ATGGCGAAGAACTGCCACAACGACTACAAGATGAAGTTCAGCCTGGACGATGAGTACCCTGATCTGTCCCAGCACAACAACCACATGGCCAAG GTGCTGACCAAGGACATCTACGGCAAGCTGAGAGGAAAGTCCACTCCCAGCGGCTTCACCGTGGACGATGTCATCCAGACTGGTGTTGACAACCCCG GTCACCCCTTCATCATGACCGTCGGCTGCGTGGCTGGTGACGAGGAGTCCTACGAGGCCTtcaaggagctgctggacccCATCATCTCCGACCGTCACGGTGGATACAAGCCCACCGACAAGCACAAGACCGACCTGAACTTCGAGAACCTGAAG GGTGGTGACGACCTGGACCCCAACTACGTGCTGTCCAGCCGCGTCCGTACCGGCCGCAGCATCAAGGGATTCACCCTGCCCCCCCACAACAGCCGTGGCGAGCGCAGAGCCATTGAGAAGCTCTCCATTGAGG CCCTGTCCAGCCTGGACGGCGAGTTCAAGGGAAAGTACTACCCCCTGGACGGCATGACCGACgctgagcaggagcagctgatcgcCGATCACTTCCTGTTCGACAAGCCCGTCTCCCCCCTGCTGACCTGCGCCGGCATGGCCCGTGACTGGCCCGACGCCAGAGGCATCTG GCACAACGACAACAAGACCTTCCTGGTGTGGGTGAACGAGGAGGATCACCTGCGCGTCATCTCCATGCAGAAGGGGGGCAACATGAAGGAGGTCTTCAAGCGCTTCTGCACCGGCCTGCAGAAG ATTGAGGAGATCTTCAAGAAGCACAACCACGGCTTCATGTGGAACGAGCACCTGGGCTACATCCTGACCTGCCCCTCCAACCTGGGCACCGGCCTGCGCGGCGGCGTGCACGTCAAGCTGCCCAAGCTCAGCACGCACGCCAAGTTCGAGGAGATCCTGACCAGGCTGCGTCTGCAGAAGCGCGGCACAG GCGGTGTGGACACTGCCTCCGTGGGCGGCGTGTTCGACATCTCCAACGCCGACCGTCTGGGCTCCTCCGAGGTGTACCAGGTGCAGCTGGTGGTTGACGGAGTCAAGCTGATGGTGGAGAtggagaagaagctggagaagggCGAGTCCATCGACGGCATGATCCCCGCCCAGAAGTAA